One Epinephelus fuscoguttatus linkage group LG16, E.fuscoguttatus.final_Chr_v1 genomic window, ACTGCTGTTGTAAAATtgttgcacacatacacacaataatTGTACACCCAAGAAGGTACCAGTTCTCAGACAGTCTCTGGCCTGCAGGATATCTCACCAATATCAGAATTGTAAAAGGGAGTGGGAATTAGTCTTTCAGACTTTTCCACCATCGTCTGATATTCAGTGAAACCATATTAAGGGTCACGACAGAAAACTTAACCATAAACCTCTCCTGTTCTGCTTGTAAAATGTTAACAAATCCTATTAGATTCAACACTGGCAGAAATTTGGGGGTTTCATTTCACCTAGAAACTCTCGGGGTGTGTAACTCAAGTTTGGTTTCTTGTTTCAGTTGCTAGTGACAAATTAAGACTTGTGTGACCATAAAATGACAACCAATAAATGGTTAACAATTGATTTCCTGTGTCTCAGGTATGACTGGAGCATCGTTACAAAGTTAGCAGAGGATCATCTCTTGGATCGGGTGATCGGAGGTCAGATGGGCCTGGAATACGTCGACATGTTCTCTAGTCTTCTGTCCAGGAATATGAGAAGCATCCTGACCAACATCCTGGCCCTGCTGGGAGACATGGATCTCATCAGGTAAATTAAAAATGCTTCTGCGTGCAATTTTAATTGTGTTTCAAGGGCGTTAAAGGTggcaagttgtttttttatcagtCCAACCAAACCAACTAGCAACAGCCGTGACAGCAATGAAACTACTTTGTCTCTCCTCTTAGACTGTTCGTAAAAACTAAAACTGTGTATGGAAGTTAAAGTTTACAGAGAACGTTAGTAAAGATAATTGGCATTGTCTGTAATTCTACTTTCTCTTCTTAGTTACTACATTTTTCTCATCTAAATTCATCATGTATTCACTTTCTCGCCTCACAGCTGTAAGAAAGTGAGCAAGACATGGAGGAAGATCATCTGTGAGGACACAGCAGCTCTGAGCAGGTGTCAAAGAGCTGAGCAGACACTCAGGGTGAGGAAACACATACAAACCCAAACTcactcaaaacaaacacaagctgAGTTGTGGAAGTACCTGATATGCAGGCTTACATAGTTTCTTCATGTTCTAATATGTGTTGCCTTATTATTTTAGGAGTCGAGAAGCTCTCTGAGACAAAGGAGCTGTGGTCTGACACGAGATGTAGCTGTGTCCAGAGTGGTGCTGTCCTGCATGCAGACCCTGGCCACCTCAAGCACTCCTtcgtcttcctcttcctcttcctcttcctcttccttgtcCACCCCGGGCTGCAGGGTCAACAGACGGACAACTCCCGCTCAAAAGAGCAGCACACGGAACACTCAGTGCACACGCTTCAATGAATACATGCAGGTGAGCGTTTGTGTATAAAGTATTTTAGTTATTGACTATTTAACCATTTAATGCTGGTGGGAAAGGtgaaaaatgcagcaaaaacagTCCATTACAATTTCCCAAAGCTAAAGGTGATGTCAGCAAACGACTTGTTCTGTCCAGAAGTTTACTGGATTAAGAAaaagcagcatattttcacGTTTGATAGCATAGAACTATTAATTTTTTGAGCAATAGTTAATGAATGGCTCTTAAGGGGATACTTAACCTGCAAAGCGACTACTcatatatcagttactcactgcATGTTGCAGTTacaaactttgttttgtttgcgtGCCTCTATGGTGAACAAAGAACCTCAAAAAAGGTAAACAGTCTGGATGAATCAAAGTCATTGGGGACCAGATTTAACAGCAAAAATATAccaaaatattaatttacaaTCTCTCACACAATTCGTGCAGTGTAACCCAAGCTtgatttatccagttgtatactcagtacttcccaaagaGGTGCACTTTTACTAACACgttacaacataaaacacttcCGCCTACAAGTAATGTGTCCTGAATGTGCCTAGAATCTGGCTTGAGCAGTGTCCaaacagggtgtctgcagatccttagtcattttacttcatatcTGCACTTACCTTTTTGCAAAATCTAGATCAACTTAACTCACGCTAATAATCATTTTCCTACGTAACACTTACCTCTGCACAAGGCCACATATATGCTACTTGCCTGCGATGTTTAAGTAACGTGATTTGTTCAAAAAGCGGTCCGAGATTTGGTTAAAAGGTGTCTTGAAAGGGTCTTAAAaggcattaaatttaactgtctgattcctgtagacaccctgtcaaatgtgtgtgcgtgccatGGCACACTACTCAGCCATGCATCACACTGCTTGTGCTGCTACGAGTTTTGAACAgtaatgttttagcaaaaatacatgtgtttgggaagtactgagggTACAACTGGATAAGTAAGACTCACATTATACTGCAGATGTTGTgttagggctcatttatgctcaacgttaaatatggatccggatacggacggagccttctgtccgtgctctgcgttcattttgtccgtatttctgcacgtttccataaagcttacggatacgggccaaacggagcagtaccaccgggaaccgtgggggcagtgttgctgtccctacccgatacgtagctcaagtgagacacgaagaagaaatagcAATTCAGTTTCTCTCATCAGCAGTACTAGACAAAAGAATTCTttgtcctccagtcgcgatttaatggcctcaccgaccacctcctacaacactgcctctgtttttgtcttttatgcaagaggtacgtTATCggtatctcctccacagtcgccatgtttgtttttgagtttgttgttgtcataaacttttgacgctgggctgcctcctggtggatatattggttaacatccatgccaacgtaaaagACGcgtggaagtatgtgggcagtgacggtaacatcgtttgaaacgggcgtatacattttcgtacgtaaagggagcataaatgagcccttagagTTTGAAAACAGATGTTTCAATATAGTTTTGTCGTTAAATGTGGGCTCCTTTACTTACATTCATTAAGAATGTTCGCCTTTGTTTTTTGGATTCGCCCTTTACTTTGGtagcttgtttaaaaaaaaaaagtattcttCGAATTCAGGATACAACATGGATAATAACTTctttacaaatgatcattttgcagttgaagtattccttttgAAATTGCTGACTGATTGTTGCAGCATGTAGTATATAAGAGGTGTCACACTGCTAACAGAAGCTGTTGCGCATTATTACTCATACTCATACTTATATCGTTTATGAGATATGAGACTGTGTCaccttagattttggatatcattttaaatgctgcattACAGTGAAGTACCGGACTTTTCTATTTGTTTGAGAGGATCAGAAATATTGTCATGTTCGAATTTGTCTTCCAGTCCTAGCATTGATAAAACACTTTTGAGGAGATttcaaaacacaaagatataTATTGTGATCAAGATATAGCCGAAAACTATCGTGATATAACTTTCAGgacatatcgcccagccctgaCTCATACATACAATGATGAGGACGTCAGGTTCACCCAGTGAAAAATGAATTACTGTGATGTGTTTCATTCTTCTGACTCCAGCTCTAACAAACCTGCATGTGTTCTGTTCTTCCATCCAGGCCGCCAGCTGTCTGAAGCAGCACGAGTCTCTGCGTCCCTGCAAGCGCTGCGGCTCGCCAGCAAAACATTTGGCCGAGGTTCAGAGGGCCACGTGCACGCGCCCCAGCTGTCTGTTTGACTTCTGCACCCACTGCCAGGAGGCTTTCCACGGCTCGACCCCCTGCAGAGTGCTGCAGCCCCGTCCTCATTTCACCACCCCCAGGACGACCCCGATTATACCAGGTAGCGCTCGCAGCAAGAGGAACATCAGGCGCCTGTGATGGAGCTTTGTTGAGGTTTTATCCACTGACTGTTTTAACTGGGTGGGTCACATCTCTCTGGACTCTCAGCCGCTGGCTCCCTCAAGAGCTCGGACAGCTGGGAATGTTTTTACTCTGGTTCGGGCTGGAGTGGTTTCTGTATGTGCACTGTGGCAGTTAACCTTTGACACATGCAGAACTCTCGACTGAATCAACTTACTGAAGCACTTGTTACAACACTGCTGGGACAATCAACCAGGAAGTGTCGTCTGGCTGAAACTGTTGTCGTCTGTGAGCGACAAACACATTTGatgccaaaaaagaaaagaaatgcagaCTGATTTGCTTTAAATTGTGcagttttattatgttttaaaatgaaatggatgtaaatatattgtattgtcatttttaaatagttttctaagtgttttaaataaatgttgattCTCAAGAGGTCTTTAAATGttgatatttactgtattttgtaCATCCTGTGAATAGATGTTTCATAAAACTTATCCTGTGTTTTGTGGTTCTTTGATGCCAGATTTATCTCAGAGCTGACTGCAGACTCCACCAAGATATGTAAATGCCAACAATTTTTAACTTGGataaaatatttcagaataTCCTATTTTAAAGTCGATATGAACGTAAAGAATTTGCTGCCTCAAGTGCTCTCAGACATCAGGGAGTCACTTTTAAGAAACAAGGAGCAACTTGTTCCTTAGTATATGAAGTAATTTGTTATTTCACCATTTCAACTTCAAGGGAAACATTTTTCTCCACTGACTGGATGCACTTCTGCTAACTTTAacactggaaatgcagtgatcaGAATTTGAAATGCATTAATTTCTTTTGCACACTGCTATTATAAAGAAAGCTcatccatacccattggtagctttgtcaccttctacttatgccaatcctcaatgcctatgtgcagtttcacatagattgaccaggtcagtgagtagaaaaacgtgggacagacagaatgactgactgacagaatacaaacattggtccacagggggagccacagcgatcggtcgcatttcagccattttgaagcatttttctgttgttatagcgccacccagttgccaattagagttaaatttctccagtcaccttgaggcgtcctgttctacatatctaccaagtttagtaaaaatccatatggcggttaggcctagataagaaatgagctctctagcgcccccattttgtttgatggggtcaataatggaggggtcccctcagattatgtgtggtcatatgcctacaaagttgcgtggtgatgggtgaaacccttgagatgttatacacctttatgtgatgagccacgccctccgcaatattcattgccttatagaagctcagttttagtaagttttccaacttttgccaagaaggaactttagatattggtccctagattatgttcacccagtttcatgcagatcgctcaaacttcctaggaagagatccatttgaagtgtttttcaaaaaattcaaaatggcggaaaatctatattattggaagttatgggttcttgaggcaaatgtgttcctcatgaggagaggcatctctttgcaatttcaatcggttgctatggCGCCcacctttggccaattgatgtaatattgcttcattggcatcctcccatgaccctctaccactgtgccaaatttcacatggattgagcaagtcagtgaggagaaaaacatggaacagacacacacacacacacacacagagttttcatcattatatagcaAGATAAGATGTGGTTTAGTTTTCAGTCTTGTTCCTAATGAGGAGAAAAGTGTTTCTTCTGCGTGGGAAAACGCATAGGCCTAGGTAAAAATCATCTTTGTCTTTAATCTGCATGAAGTCACATGTAAAGGGACACATCTGGTCACCTGATGTTTGATAAAACTGGTTCTCAACCAGGGATCCCTGAGGAAGTTCCTGAGAAAAATGGGGTAATAGTTTAACTGATCATTGGTTTTAGTTTCTCCATGTTTATCTCCTCAACTGTGGTTAACAACTTTAGACTTGTGGTCTTACTCATCATATAAAACCAGTCTTTTCACATGGAGCTCCTTGAAGATCCTAAAAATGGGGGTCTGTGACCTCAATTTAAGGGTCTTTGACACAAAAAAGTTGGATAACCATTGTGTTAGAATATAGGAGCGAAGGGAGAATAAAAGAAGCTGTGATGTCAGCGTGTGCAAGAACAATTGTTGTCCAACTTTGTCACAGTGTCGTGTTAGACAGAGGGAAGTTTCATGAGACAGCCTCGCAGCAGAGAGATGACTGCAGCTTTGAACTCATGATTTGATGCTCTATTGAAAGAAGCTTTGTTGTACTGTCTTGAGTGAggagtttttttgtgtttgcttttttgaGTACAGCCTTTAAGCCGTGATTGTGATTACGGTATGCGGAGAACACAATGCCTTTTGGTGTTTGCACAGTCATGTCTTGATTTTCTTCAGCAGAGGGCAGCGTTGTTTCCTTTTCACCTCTACATTAGCTGCACTCACCAGGGAGGAGTCTCTGCTATGGCTTGCTGGTTTAGTGTCTTACCACCTCCTTCCACAGACTCCAACATCTAACATCATGAAAGAGGTCAGACCACAGAGGCAACAGAAACTACTTAACTTTCAATAATCGGTCAGATATATACATAAACAGATGAACAAACAAATCTTATTAAAAGGACAAGGACAGAGAACACAGAAACTTTAAATGCAGGAAAGTTTTCATTGTGTCCACAACAGCAGTATTGCAGAAAAAAGGGAGTTGTTAGCTGCACTCACACAGATTGATACAGCACAATTAAAAGTGTGgtttacacacaaatgcatAGATGAATATATATCATTTGGGAGCTGTTGTTATATACTGCGAGGCTAATGTCCATGCTTGTTTTCCTTCAAACTTTAATCCTTTTGAAACAGGTATTAAATTCCATTATATGTGTTattaaaaagtttaaatttaACTTGGTGAACTCTGCAGAAACCCTGCTCCGCCTCTGTTGCGCCAGTTTTGGTTGTTCTTTGCTTCTTGTGAATCTCCACgctttaaaaaatgactgaaacactttaaatgttttacaaGCACATCATTAGAGACACGGAGAAACTTTTCTTCCAGCAAATCATGGCACAAACGTCAGaaaataacagaacatttaGCTTGAGGTCAGCCCCTAATGGGGAATTTCACCCAGACAGTTTTCTACGTCACATTCGAAATATTTtttagtattatttttattgatgaTAATATATTTCAGCATGAACATACAAACCCCAACAAAGATCCCGACCCAAAACCCAaccagaacaaacacacacacggaggaGGGATATTGACACCTAAATTAAGTTAGTTATTTAATAACACAAAAGCACACAGCAGTACGTATCATCCATGTATGATCATCAGACACAGCCCATCATGGATGAGTACACAGGAACAAGAACACCAAAAAGGATAGAGGAGAAAATATCCAGTTGATATGTATATCAAGGCACCTTTCAGCCCACTCACTGTTCACGTAAACAGGACATGCTTATGTTCCTTGACTTGCTGCACCAATCACAAGTCTCCTCCATTAATCAGTAAAACTCAACGCCAGCAAAGGACATCTGACTTGACCTGAAGCGGACTTCTGTCAGTCCTGCATGTTTTGAGACTCTGTTTCTCCTTATTTATTCATCTGGTTTGTTATCCTGTGTGTCCATGAGAATTAGTCACATCACATAGGGATATTCTGACCAACCGAGAATAAATGGGTGGCATATCAATTGGTGTGTGAACTGGATTTCTTATTACCCATCACCATCTTGTTCTCACCTGTGGAGATTGAACATCCATAAAATCAGCACCTTAGggctcattcattcatcatcacTGAGGTCACATGCTTGGTATTCAATGAGCCAACACCTCTTTTATATATATCCAGATGTGGTCCTCATCCAGATGCACTCATTGAGTCTTGATATTGCAAAAGAGTCTTCCCATTCATATTCACATTTTGGAATGTTAAATCACAGTATTTCCACTTGAATAACCGCCATGCCCACCGTGAGAGCTGTTTGCATGTATGATGAAAATGTGTTAAAGAGTCCTTTGAGCATCCAAAAAGAGCTGAGTCCCTGTCAGGAGAGAGTGTCCTATGATAACCCCCATCACTTTGAACTGAATTAATCTGTGTCTGCTATTAACTGAACACCTTTGTTTGCAGGAAAGTGCagtgttattcattcatgttcaatctgcttcctgttttattttgtagattctctcctcatgtgtcgtgtctgattttacttcctgtctttgtctgtgtccCTGCCTGTCTTGATGTGGCCAAAAGTTTTCCAAGTTTATCTTTTATGTACATGGcctggatttttctttttaccctCAGGACTTCCGTAGCGAGAGAcctttcacaaaataaaaatatcttttcatCCCTGGGAATCTGACCTGGAGCTGCGGGAAAATACCCATTCACAACAAAGGATAAAAATAGCCTCTGCCAGTTTTCccttaaaaaataactttgctTGAATCAGTCATGACTTATTTCGGAGAGTTATGAAGCTGCAAATAGCATCACTGGCATTACTTGGTTACCTCTGACATTTGCAGGATGACCCATTTGTCTCCAGTCTCTCTtgtagctgctgtgtgtgtgtgtgtgtgtgtgtgtgtgtgtgtgtgtgtgtgttttgttgtgatgACGCATGTAAACATCAATCACCTTTCATACACGTGTCAGCTCTTGCAGTGGAAATCATCTGTGTTCAGCAGGACATCCTGTGACGTGGGAGAAAACACTCAAGCTGCAGTAGTTGTTGCACAAGGTGTGGGTTTGTGAGCCCACCATGAAATACTGTATCATGTTTAGTCTTTAAATGACATGGGTAAGAGTTAGTACTGTCACTTGTTTCCAATTTAATTCAGTTGCAGGCGCAGGTGAAAAAATATCTCTACCACTCTCAAGACAACCATAATTTCTCCTTTAAAGTTTTGCTTCAAGGCAAGAGGACCTGTGTGATATTTAACCTTTCTCATGTCACTGTCGGTTTCAGTGATTGCATCATTAAAACATCAGTTAAAAGAGTCTCAAGTGCTGTTAAGAGTGAGTTTAAGGAATACTTTACTCACCAGCAAAATGATTATTTGTGTATGAATCACTCAGCCTGTgattttcttgcatgcctccatggtaaaCGCAAAATCCAAAAAAGACGAACTTTCTTCATGCATTCAAGTAAACGAGCAActcgtttaacaacagcaaaactactctcaccagccactttattaggtacacttgttCAACTGCTGTTAAATCTAAACAGCTAACCAGCCAATCaggtggcagcagctcaatgcaTTTTGTCATATAGACATGGTGaggacgagctgctgaagttcaaactgagcatcagaatggggaagaaaggtgatttaagtgactttgaacgtgacatggttgttggtgccagacggacTGGTCTGAGTATCTCAGAAACTTTCACACACGACCATctggtttacagaggatggtcccaaaaagaggaaatatccaCAGAGTGAAAATGTCTCGTtggtgccagaggtcagaggagaatggccagactggttcaagatgatagaaaggcaacaggaagtcaaataaccactggttacaaccaaggtctgcagaagaccatctctgaaccaacaacacgtccaaccttgaagcagatgggctacagcagcagaagaccacaccaggtgccactcctgtcagctaacaacaggaaactgaggctacagttcacacaggctcaccaaaactggacaatagaagactggaaaaacgttgcctggtctgatgagtctagAGGCCACGAaaaattaaggcagttctgaaggcaagaTCCAAGCCAGGTGTAGCTAATAAAGTAGCAGTATAATCCAAGGCTCATTTATCCAATCAAACACTCAGTACTTCCAAAACGTTTGCATTTTCGCCCAAATGCTACTATCTAAAACACGTAAGTAAAAAAAGATTTCAGTgacaatgcatgtgtttgggaagttctGAGCATAAAACAAAGAGCCAGCccctgaggctgaaaaatgaagccaatgcggaagtgccaaaaactgcagctcatcagatggccacttgaggctggcccaGAACAAAgtaaatccccacagacccccacaCTGTCACCATGACATAGATTGTCCACCAAAACTTTGACAAGTTCATTTTTTAAGATGTAAAAGGTCCCCCTCAGCACATACTGTGGTCCGAGTGGTTAATAGCCAAATATGAGGGACCTTTATTATAAGTGCACGTGGAAAACTCTCTCAACTCCCAGTTATCAATGTCAGTATCAGCTGCAAAAATCCACTGACGTGCTCTTCTTTCAACATGTACCAAACGAAATGTTCAGTGTAAATCCATTCATAGAGTTTTATTGACTTAAAGGTAACACCAGTCTGTTGCCTGAGGCACAGACACATGTTGATATAAAAGagaaaggagcagcagctgtacACCTGATGTATAAGAAAATGTCCTGATGATGGAACTAAATGGACTATTTTGTAAAGCGTCAGAGCTGTTGATGTCACTGTGTTCAGCGGCTGCTGATTAATCCGTGCTGTGGCCTTTCACTCCCTCAGAGACTCAGAGTCATTTATCTGGCAGATTTATTGATCGGCTGCTGCACCGAGACACATCCCCAACACAATCAGGACCGCTGCTAATTGTGAAAGTCATCAGAGCTGGCggccacatgtgtgtgtgtgtgtgttgaagttGAAGTTATTTCACACAATGCAGGACTATGCCTTCATCTATGATTAAATAATGTAAATGAACAGCactataaaatgttttttaaatctgaCTCTGTGTTTTCCTGACAGCAAGGCAAAGCcgtgtctttctttttctcatcagccctccttctctcttcttctctgtcacTATTCTTCGTGTTTTATCTGCTCTTGCTTTGAcattcactcttttttttttttttgcacaaataGCTAATTTCAGCCCAAGGACAGAGGAGGGTTGTTGG contains:
- the fbxo5 gene encoding F-box only protein 5, translated to MFPCEKAIMKCPRYEATKASNMEKGYAAAAAAAESRVHHLKASPVKEPVPIKPQCPPAEVTTVLFSLNNNTKTVHGKENSTRREHDRTLDERLEDSGYLSLHNSQIDDHHVDEEDDHIQEKPTATLLPSAAATHQERTLSPRKSPSKCQGRLRSSNAVSVVAASTPVHHHKTRTAAYSLSSTPSDHHSDPNLPILKFQQAVCDELAKSYQKNKRYDWSIVTKLAEDHLLDRVIGGQMGLEYVDMFSSLLSRNMRSILTNILALLGDMDLISCKKVSKTWRKIICEDTAALSRCQRAEQTLRESRSSLRQRSCGLTRDVAVSRVVLSCMQTLATSSTPSSSSSSSSSSSLSTPGCRVNRRTTPAQKSSTRNTQCTRFNEYMQAASCLKQHESLRPCKRCGSPAKHLAEVQRATCTRPSCLFDFCTHCQEAFHGSTPCRVLQPRPHFTTPRTTPIIPGSARSKRNIRRL